From Gemmatimonadaceae bacterium, a single genomic window includes:
- a CDS encoding acyl-CoA carboxylase subunit beta yields MTATPRLRELSTDLRALEERLRLGGGADKIERQHRQGKLTARERIALLCDPGARFLEVGLLVAYDQYDGQAPGAGVVTGVGIVEGREVVVVANDATVKAGSWWPETIRKMLRAQEIAMRCRIPIIYLVDSAGVNLPYQGGVFPGQYGASRIFYYNSVMRRYLRIPQLAAVMGPCIAGGAYLPALSDVILMVEGTSFMGLGGPNLVKGATGQVVDGESLGGAHTHTEISGVAHYVVKNDERCVEKLRALVSRLPRPVRRGVQDGAPPATAPDALYDLLPQDHRMSYEMHEVLRAIVDRGELDEFQSGRAKEMICGDAAIDGMPVGVIANHRGLIKGRQGERPRFGGIIYTESAEKVAYFIDRCDRERMPLLFVQDVSGFMVGPEAEHGGIIRAGAQFVEAMATATVPKLVLTINHASGAGYYAMAGQGFDPDFIFTWPTGRMGVMEGESAVQAVHGPALDVARRANKQPDPDLAAAVDAMRADYDHQLDARYAAARGYVDAVIYPEETRDVLAMALRSSLNNPGPHLGAFVLPPHLGEHA; encoded by the coding sequence GTGACCGCGACGCCACGACTGCGCGAGTTGTCGACCGACTTGCGCGCGCTCGAAGAGCGTCTTCGGTTAGGCGGCGGCGCCGACAAGATCGAGCGCCAGCACCGGCAGGGCAAGCTCACCGCCCGCGAGCGCATCGCGCTGCTGTGCGACCCCGGCGCGCGGTTTCTCGAGGTGGGACTGCTCGTCGCCTACGACCAATACGACGGCCAGGCGCCGGGCGCCGGCGTCGTGACCGGCGTCGGCATCGTCGAGGGGCGCGAAGTGGTGGTCGTCGCCAACGACGCGACGGTGAAAGCCGGGTCGTGGTGGCCCGAAACGATCCGCAAGATGCTTCGCGCCCAGGAAATCGCGATGCGCTGCCGCATCCCGATCATCTACCTGGTCGACTCCGCCGGCGTGAATCTGCCGTATCAGGGCGGCGTGTTCCCCGGGCAATACGGCGCGAGCCGGATCTTCTACTACAACTCGGTCATGCGGCGCTACCTGCGAATTCCGCAGCTCGCCGCAGTAATGGGACCCTGCATCGCGGGCGGCGCCTACCTGCCGGCGCTCTCCGACGTGATCCTGATGGTGGAAGGCACGTCGTTCATGGGGTTGGGTGGTCCGAATCTGGTCAAGGGCGCCACCGGACAGGTGGTGGACGGCGAGTCGTTAGGCGGCGCCCACACCCACACCGAGATTTCCGGCGTGGCGCACTACGTCGTCAAGAACGACGAGCGCTGCGTCGAGAAGTTGCGCGCGCTCGTGTCGCGCCTTCCCCGGCCCGTTAGGCGGGGGGTGCAGGATGGGGCGCCGCCCGCGACGGCCCCCGATGCGCTGTACGACCTGCTGCCGCAGGACCACCGCATGTCGTACGAGATGCACGAGGTGCTGCGCGCGATCGTCGACCGCGGCGAGCTGGACGAATTCCAGAGCGGCCGCGCCAAGGAAATGATCTGCGGCGACGCCGCCATCGACGGCATGCCGGTGGGCGTCATCGCCAACCATCGCGGGCTGATCAAAGGACGCCAGGGCGAGCGCCCGCGCTTCGGCGGCATCATCTACACCGAAAGTGCGGAGAAGGTGGCCTACTTCATCGACCGCTGCGACCGCGAGCGCATGCCGCTGCTGTTCGTGCAGGACGTCTCGGGTTTCATGGTCGGTCCCGAGGCCGAGCACGGCGGCATCATCCGCGCGGGCGCGCAATTCGTCGAGGCGATGGCGACGGCCACGGTGCCCAAGCTCGTTCTCACGATCAATCATGCATCCGGCGCGGGATACTACGCGATGGCAGGGCAGGGGTTCGACCCGGATTTCATCTTCACGTGGCCCACTGGGCGGATGGGTGTGATGGAAGGCGAATCGGCAGTGCAGGCCGTGCACGGGCCAGCGCTCGACGTGGCGCGCCGCGCAAACAAACAACCCGATCCCGACCTGGCCGCGGCGGTCGATGCGATGCGGGCGGACTACGATCACCAGCTGGATGCGCGTTATGCCGCGGCTCGCGGATACGTGGACGCAGTGATCTATCCCGAAGAGACGCGCGACGTTCTGGCAATGGCGCTGCGCAGTTCCCTCAACAATCCCGGGCCGCACCTCGGCGCGTTCGTGCTGCCGCCGCATCTCGGAGAACACGCATGA
- a CDS encoding acyclic terpene utilization AtuA family protein: protein MTRVVRVASGQGFWGDWLEAPRRQADGGPIDYLMLDYLAEVTMSILQKQKERDPSLGYARDFIGAMESVFAAVAQRGVRVVANAGGVNPVACAAAVREAARRAGVSEQIRIGIVTGDDLLPRIDALLAEGHALANMETGEPLSTIRDRVLSANAYLGAPPIVDALGRGANVVVTGRSTDTALTMAPLLYEFGWRLDDWDKLAAGIVAGHIVECGAQCSGGNCLYDWRTIPDLANIGYPIVEGHEDGSFVIYKHPNTGGRIDVHSVSEQLVYEMGDPHSYITPDVIADFTTIHLERAGADRVRVFGIRGRPPTDKLKVSIAYRAGFKALGTLVYAWPDALEKARLSDRVLRERLDRLGLAFDAVHTEFLGASATHGALAGPAGDVPEVQLRIGVRGPDRKAVERFTREIAPLVLNGPPSVTGFAGGRPKTEEVVAYWPALVDKRVVTPAVTMDEP from the coding sequence ATGACACGCGTCGTGCGCGTTGCGAGCGGCCAGGGATTCTGGGGCGACTGGTTGGAGGCGCCTCGCCGCCAGGCCGATGGCGGACCGATCGACTACCTCATGCTCGACTATCTGGCCGAGGTGACGATGTCGATCCTGCAGAAGCAGAAGGAGCGGGATCCATCGTTAGGCTACGCGCGCGATTTCATCGGCGCCATGGAGAGCGTATTCGCCGCCGTCGCCCAACGGGGCGTGCGCGTGGTCGCGAACGCCGGCGGCGTGAACCCGGTGGCCTGCGCCGCCGCGGTCCGCGAGGCGGCGCGACGCGCCGGCGTGTCGGAGCAGATCCGCATCGGCATCGTCACCGGCGACGACTTGCTGCCTCGCATCGACGCACTGCTGGCCGAGGGCCACGCGCTCGCCAACATGGAGACAGGCGAACCGCTCTCGACCATCCGCGACCGCGTGCTGTCGGCGAACGCCTACCTTGGCGCACCGCCGATCGTCGACGCGCTGGGGCGCGGCGCCAACGTCGTCGTCACCGGGCGGTCGACCGACACGGCGCTCACCATGGCGCCCCTCCTTTACGAGTTCGGCTGGCGTCTCGATGACTGGGACAAGCTCGCTGCGGGCATCGTCGCCGGACACATCGTCGAGTGCGGCGCGCAGTGCTCGGGCGGCAACTGCCTGTACGACTGGCGCACGATTCCCGACCTCGCGAACATCGGCTACCCGATCGTCGAGGGGCACGAGGACGGCAGCTTCGTGATCTACAAGCATCCGAACACCGGCGGCCGCATCGATGTGCACAGCGTCAGCGAGCAGCTGGTGTACGAGATGGGCGATCCGCACTCGTACATCACGCCCGACGTCATCGCCGACTTCACGACGATCCATCTCGAGCGCGCGGGGGCGGATCGCGTGCGCGTGTTCGGCATCCGCGGCCGGCCGCCCACCGACAAGCTCAAGGTATCGATCGCCTATCGCGCCGGGTTCAAGGCGTTAGGCACCCTCGTGTACGCGTGGCCCGACGCGCTCGAGAAGGCGCGCCTTTCCGACCGCGTGCTGCGCGAGCGTCTCGACCGGCTCGGCCTGGCGTTCGACGCGGTGCACACCGAATTCCTCGGCGCGTCGGCGACGCACGGCGCGCTGGCCGGACCCGCGGGCGACGTGCCCGAGGTCCAGCTGCGCATCGGCGTGCGCGGGCCCGACCGGAAGGCGGTCGAACGGTTCACCCGCGAAATCGCTCCGTTAGTCCTGAACGGACCGCCCAGCGTCACCGGGTTTGCCGGCGGCCGGCCGAAAACCGAAGAGGTGGTGGCGTACTGGCCGGCCCTCGTCGACAAGCGCGTCGTGACGCCGGCGGTCACCATGGATGAGCCATGA
- a CDS encoding RNA polymerase sigma factor RpoD/SigA, producing the protein MAQEKRRRTRATPADITPAEADRDILDQYFAEVSRYSLLHVDEEQALARRIRRGDEMALDELVRRNLRFVVSVAKKYQNRGLPLIDLIGEGNVGLMTAARKFDPDQGVKFISYAVWWIRQAILASLARQGRTVRVPLNRTADLSRVIKAAGVLRDRLRREPTPDEIAQITDIPTEIVSALTALNAADVRLDAAVGKDSDRALIERFAADEMPDLEQEVLDRFRRAELARALSTLPARDAKILELYFGLQGDREHTLDEIGKMLGVTRERVRQLRDRALRRLRHGSVGAALRDLSAA; encoded by the coding sequence ATGGCCCAGGAGAAGCGCCGCCGCACGCGTGCGACTCCCGCCGACATCACGCCGGCGGAAGCCGATCGCGACATCCTCGATCAGTACTTCGCCGAAGTGAGCCGGTACTCTCTGCTCCACGTCGACGAGGAGCAGGCGCTCGCCCGTCGGATACGCCGCGGCGATGAAATGGCGCTCGACGAGCTGGTACGTCGGAATCTCCGTTTCGTCGTCTCGGTGGCCAAGAAGTATCAGAACCGCGGGCTGCCCCTCATCGACCTGATCGGCGAGGGTAACGTCGGCCTCATGACGGCGGCCCGGAAGTTCGATCCAGACCAGGGCGTGAAGTTCATCTCCTATGCGGTGTGGTGGATCCGCCAAGCCATCCTTGCGTCGCTCGCGCGCCAGGGACGCACTGTGCGCGTGCCGCTCAACCGCACGGCCGACCTGTCGCGCGTAATCAAGGCGGCTGGCGTGCTGCGCGATCGCTTGCGTCGCGAGCCGACGCCTGACGAGATCGCGCAGATCACGGATATCCCGACAGAGATCGTCAGCGCGCTCACCGCGCTCAACGCAGCCGATGTGCGGCTCGACGCTGCGGTAGGCAAGGACAGCGACCGCGCGCTCATCGAGCGCTTTGCCGCCGACGAGATGCCCGACCTCGAGCAGGAAGTGCTCGACCGGTTCCGCCGCGCCGAGCTCGCGCGAGCGCTGTCCACGCTGCCCGCCCGCGACGCCAAGATCCTCGAGTTGTATTTCGGTCTGCAGGGCGATCGCGAGCACACGCTCGACGAAATCGGCAAGATGCTGGGTGTGACCCGCGAGCGCGTGCGACAGCTGCGCGACCGAGCGTTGCGCCGTCTGCGGCACGGATCCGTCGGCGCCGCATTGCGGGATCTTTCCGCGGCGTAG
- a CDS encoding enoyl-CoA hydratase/isomerase family protein, which produces MNRIRVAAADGVGRITLARPEKKNALDRAAADELVDALRRCGADPAVRVVLLAADGPDFCAGADLAALAALVDAGAAAQHEDAMALGNAFIAMREMPKPVVAAVRGRALAGGAGLASACDIVLADEDARFGYPEVRVGFVPAMVMTMLRRTVGEKQAFDLVATGRVLSAREALDAGLVSRVVAAGTLDAAANDVVRGLAASPPGAVAFTKRLFYDLDGVGFRSGIALGARVNVDARATAEFRDGVRRFLDARAKGREGRTP; this is translated from the coding sequence GTGAACCGGATCCGCGTCGCAGCGGCCGACGGCGTGGGACGCATCACGCTGGCGCGCCCCGAGAAGAAGAACGCGCTCGACCGCGCGGCGGCCGACGAGCTGGTGGACGCGCTCAGACGCTGCGGCGCCGACCCGGCAGTGCGCGTCGTGCTCCTCGCCGCCGACGGACCGGACTTCTGCGCCGGCGCGGACCTCGCCGCGCTGGCCGCGCTCGTCGACGCCGGCGCCGCCGCGCAGCACGAGGACGCGATGGCGTTAGGCAACGCGTTCATCGCCATGCGCGAGATGCCCAAACCCGTCGTCGCCGCGGTCCGCGGGCGGGCGCTGGCCGGCGGCGCGGGCCTGGCAAGCGCCTGCGACATCGTGCTCGCCGACGAGGACGCGCGGTTCGGCTATCCCGAAGTCCGGGTCGGCTTCGTGCCGGCGATGGTGATGACGATGCTGCGCCGGACGGTGGGCGAGAAGCAGGCGTTCGACCTCGTCGCGACCGGGCGCGTGCTCTCGGCCCGCGAGGCGCTCGATGCGGGCCTCGTCTCGCGGGTGGTCGCGGCGGGCACGCTCGATGCCGCCGCCAACGATGTGGTCCGCGGGCTCGCGGCGTCGCCGCCTGGCGCGGTCGCGTTCACCAAGCGGCTGTTCTACGACCTGGACGGCGTCGGCTTCCGCTCCGGCATTGCGTTAGGCGCGCGCGTCAACGTGGACGCCCGCGCGACGGCCGAGTTCCGCGACGGCGTCCGCCGCTTTCTCGACGCCAGAGCGAAGGGCAGGGAGGGACGCACCCCATGA
- a CDS encoding AarF/UbiB family protein, protein MRPFVVFFRLFPFVIAFLRDRRRWIVVGGPRRASEAAHRRRAQRLTATLAALGPAFIKLAQVFASRADILPEPYLSEVGTLTDSVPPLPSKDIEAVIVRELGKPVSELFDRFDEEPLAAASLGQVHRASLGGREVAVKVLRPGVEEMVAVDLDAAFRILYYLNILFPNHHTRAITTIVREFAKRIEEEMDFRQEGRNADLIRANFARDTRVAVPEVMGALTSRRVLVLQYMEGTKIDQLQGRIASGDISLETLLRTVVEVYTQMMLIDGLFHADPHPGNLLVSPNGTLVLLDFGMVVRVERETRVRLIETVLAAVRKDVDGVIAGFYELGVLDPEVDRGTVRDAAGALMSVAFTPDAQPRQVQRIVNEVMATFYRWPIMLPSEFVYLGRAAALAEGIALRYDPAFNAVQFASPVIRRMGATLLASVGASDARDRMQDVLGEITGIARELRDVLRRAGRDELRVRAHPRDVMEMQLFIAGQTRRVVLCMATGVLAVVGALLYVADHNTYVLVATLFVTLVMFVLFLLVPWHLLSRPLQGLRRRR, encoded by the coding sequence GTGCGCCCGTTCGTCGTCTTCTTCCGGCTGTTTCCGTTTGTGATCGCGTTCCTGCGAGACCGGCGGCGATGGATCGTCGTCGGCGGGCCGCGTCGGGCGAGCGAAGCCGCGCATCGCCGCCGCGCCCAACGCCTCACCGCCACGCTCGCGGCCCTCGGGCCCGCGTTCATCAAGCTGGCCCAGGTGTTCGCCTCGCGCGCCGACATCTTGCCCGAGCCGTATCTGAGCGAAGTGGGGACGCTCACCGACAGCGTGCCGCCGCTGCCCTCGAAGGACATCGAGGCCGTCATCGTCCGCGAGCTCGGCAAACCGGTGTCCGAGTTGTTCGACCGGTTCGACGAAGAGCCGCTCGCGGCCGCATCGTTGGGGCAGGTCCACCGCGCGTCGTTAGGCGGCAGGGAAGTAGCGGTGAAGGTGCTCAGGCCGGGCGTCGAAGAAATGGTGGCCGTCGACCTCGACGCCGCGTTTCGGATTCTCTACTACCTCAACATTCTCTTCCCGAACCACCACACGCGTGCGATCACGACGATCGTGCGCGAATTCGCCAAGCGCATCGAAGAGGAAATGGATTTTCGCCAGGAAGGGCGGAACGCCGACCTCATCCGGGCCAATTTTGCGCGCGACACGCGGGTGGCGGTGCCGGAAGTGATGGGTGCGCTCACGTCCCGGCGCGTGCTCGTGCTCCAGTACATGGAGGGCACGAAGATCGACCAGCTCCAGGGCCGCATCGCCTCGGGCGACATCTCGCTCGAGACGCTCCTGCGGACGGTGGTCGAGGTCTACACCCAGATGATGCTGATCGACGGGCTCTTTCACGCCGACCCGCACCCGGGCAACCTGCTGGTCTCGCCTAACGGCACGCTCGTGCTGCTCGACTTCGGCATGGTGGTCCGCGTCGAGCGGGAGACGCGCGTGCGCCTCATCGAAACGGTGCTCGCGGCGGTGCGCAAAGATGTCGACGGCGTCATCGCCGGCTTCTACGAGCTCGGCGTGCTCGATCCGGAAGTCGATCGCGGCACCGTGCGCGATGCGGCCGGCGCGCTCATGTCGGTCGCCTTCACGCCCGACGCCCAGCCGCGACAGGTGCAGCGCATCGTGAACGAGGTGATGGCCACGTTCTATCGCTGGCCGATCATGCTGCCCAGCGAATTCGTGTACCTCGGCCGCGCCGCGGCGCTGGCGGAAGGCATCGCGCTGCGCTACGATCCCGCGTTCAACGCGGTGCAGTTTGCATCGCCGGTGATCCGCCGCATGGGCGCGACGCTGTTGGCATCGGTCGGCGCCAGCGATGCGCGCGACCGCATGCAGGATGTGCTGGGCGAGATCACCGGCATCGCGCGCGAGCTGCGGGACGTGCTGCGGCGCGCGGGCCGCGATGAGCTGCGCGTGCGCGCGCACCCGCGCGACGTGATGGAGATGCAGCTCTTCATCGCGGGACAGACGCGCCGGGTCGTGCTGTGCATGGCAACGGGCGTGCTGGCCGTCGTCGGCGCGCTGCTCTACGTGGCGGACCACAACACCTACGTTCTCGTGGCTACGTTGTTCGTGACGCTCGTCATGTTCGTGCTGTTTCTCCTCGTGCCGTGGCACCTGTTGTCGCGGCCGCTGCAAGGCTTGCGCCGGCGCCGATGA
- a CDS encoding MarR family transcriptional regulator, whose translation MAPPPRSRKSPDPDVVADRLHSAAIHILRRVRREDTGMGLSAPRASALSVVVFGGPITLGALAATEQVRPPTMTHLVRALEALGLVTRVADPEDGRIVRIAATRRGTRLLAAGRARRVRVLSRQLRTLSKRDLATLARAAELLDGLSHD comes from the coding sequence ATGGCCCCTCCGCCCCGTTCGCGCAAGAGCCCCGATCCCGACGTCGTCGCCGACCGGCTCCACTCCGCCGCCATTCACATCCTGCGCCGCGTCCGCCGCGAGGACACCGGCATGGGCCTGAGCGCGCCGCGCGCATCGGCACTCTCCGTCGTCGTCTTCGGCGGACCCATCACCCTCGGCGCCCTTGCCGCCACCGAGCAGGTGCGGCCGCCGACCATGACACACCTCGTCCGCGCGCTCGAAGCCCTGGGCCTCGTCACGCGCGTCGCTGATCCCGAAGACGGCCGCATCGTCCGCATTGCCGCTACCCGCAGAGGCACGAGGCTCCTCGCCGCCGGACGAGCACGCCGGGTGAGAGTCCTGTCGCGCCAGCTGCGCACGCTCTCGAAACGCGACCTCGCCACCCTGGCCCGTGCGGCGGAGCTCCTCGATGGACTCTCCCACGACTGA
- the meaB gene encoding methylmalonyl Co-A mutase-associated GTPase MeaB, translated as MTTSSAPREAHRTLLADFDARRPAALARAVSIVENHRAGFEDLLGALHPRLGRARRIGITGPPGAGKSTITTRLAARYLASGLSAGIIAVDPTSPFTGGALLGDRIRMEAVALDEGIFIRSMATRGSLGGLAASTREVADVLDGYGFDRILIETVGVGQSELDIARTADTTVVVLVPESGDSVQAMKAGLMEIADVFVVNKADRPDAERLRHEIQMTLGLRLGGTMRTVPAHHGVDLKKLRNPAHAARQAAQDDASDDWTPPVLATIADKGEGIDAVADALDRHFDYLSRSGTLDVRRRERLRERVVEAVERRLRQRLWGNPDIAAWVDAQLPALEAGTLTPFAVADTLLARNAARLTQ; from the coding sequence ATGACCACGTCCTCGGCGCCGCGCGAAGCGCACCGCACCCTGCTCGCCGACTTCGACGCGCGCCGGCCGGCGGCGCTCGCGCGCGCGGTGAGCATCGTGGAAAATCATCGCGCCGGGTTCGAGGATCTGTTAGGCGCGCTGCACCCGCGGTTGGGGCGGGCGCGCCGGATCGGCATCACCGGGCCGCCGGGCGCCGGCAAGAGCACCATCACCACCCGGCTCGCCGCGCGCTATCTCGCGTCCGGGCTCTCCGCCGGCATCATCGCGGTGGACCCGACGTCGCCGTTCACCGGCGGCGCGCTGCTGGGCGACCGCATCCGCATGGAAGCGGTGGCGCTTGACGAGGGCATCTTCATCCGGTCGATGGCGACGCGCGGATCGTTAGGCGGGCTCGCGGCCAGCACGCGCGAGGTGGCCGACGTGCTCGATGGCTACGGGTTCGACCGCATCCTCATCGAGACTGTGGGCGTCGGACAGAGCGAGCTCGACATCGCGCGCACCGCGGACACTACCGTCGTCGTGCTCGTGCCCGAGTCCGGCGATTCCGTCCAGGCGATGAAGGCGGGCCTCATGGAGATCGCCGACGTGTTCGTGGTCAACAAGGCCGACCGGCCGGACGCCGAGCGCTTGCGGCACGAGATCCAGATGACACTGGGTCTCCGGTTGGGCGGCACGATGCGAACCGTTCCGGCGCACCACGGCGTCGATCTCAAAAAACTGCGTAACCCGGCGCACGCCGCGCGTCAGGCCGCGCAGGACGATGCATCCGACGACTGGACGCCGCCCGTGTTAGCAACGATCGCCGACAAAGGTGAAGGCATCGACGCAGTGGCGGACGCCCTCGACCGGCACTTCGACTATCTTTCACGCAGTGGCACGTTGGATGTCCGGCGGCGGGAACGGCTGCGCGAACGGGTGGTGGAAGCGGTGGAACGCCGTCTGCGGCAGCGCCTGTGGGGAAATCCGGACATCGCCGCCTGGGTGGATGCGCAGCTGCCGGCACTCGAGGCGGGAACCCTGACACCGTTCGCGGTGGCGGATACGCTTCTGGCGCGGAACGCCGCGCGCCTAACGCAATGA
- a CDS encoding VOC family protein: MPATTPMLSLSQIGQVLIPVTDLPRATAFYRDTLGMRFLFEVPQRMAFFDCGGVRLMLGVAEPNAEPVGAGLLYYRVADIQAAARALAERGVETITPPAMIARMSDHDLWLGEYRDSEGHPFALMSEVRLAPASRPEEPPTSPVR; the protein is encoded by the coding sequence ATGCCGGCGACGACCCCCATGCTTTCGCTCTCCCAGATCGGCCAGGTGCTCATTCCGGTCACCGATCTCCCGCGTGCGACGGCCTTCTACCGTGACACGCTCGGCATGCGCTTCCTGTTCGAGGTGCCGCAGCGCATGGCGTTCTTCGACTGCGGCGGCGTGCGCCTCATGTTGGGCGTGGCCGAGCCGAACGCGGAGCCGGTGGGCGCCGGGCTGTTGTACTATCGGGTTGCGGACATCCAGGCGGCCGCTCGGGCGCTGGCCGAGCGCGGCGTCGAGACGATCACTCCGCCGGCGATGATCGCACGGATGAGCGATCACGACCTCTGGTTAGGCGAGTACCGCGACTCGGAGGGCCATCCCTTCGCCCTCATGAGCGAAGTGCGCCTCGCCCCGGCCTCGCGTCCCGAAGAACCGCCAACATCGCCTGTGAGATGA
- a CDS encoding cobalamin B12-binding domain-containing protein, whose translation MRPIRVLIAKPGLDGHDRGAKVVAAALRDSGMEVIYTGLHQTPEMIANAAVQEDVDVVGLSILSGAHMTLFPRVRELLRKAGRDDILITGGGIIPKEDIDALREQGVGQLFGPGTPTTALVDYIKAWFAEREQQEA comes from the coding sequence ATGCGACCCATTCGGGTGCTCATAGCCAAGCCCGGTCTCGATGGCCACGACCGCGGCGCCAAAGTCGTTGCGGCGGCGCTTCGCGATTCGGGCATGGAAGTGATCTATACTGGTCTCCATCAGACGCCGGAAATGATCGCCAACGCGGCGGTGCAGGAGGATGTGGATGTGGTCGGATTGTCGATCTTGAGCGGCGCGCACATGACGCTCTTTCCGCGCGTGCGAGAGCTGCTCCGTAAGGCAGGACGCGACGACATTCTGATCACCGGCGGCGGGATCATTCCGAAAGAAGACATCGACGCGCTGCGCGAGCAGGGCGTCGGGCAGCTCTTCGGACCGGGAACGCCGACGACGGCGCTGGTGGATTACATCAAGGCGTGGTTCGCCGAGCGCGAGCAGCAGGAAGCGTGA
- a CDS encoding methylmalonyl-CoA mutase family protein, whose product MTTIRDAADLSRDEHAELERLRAEVAAWRARFDADRKRDLAFTNSGGDVDPLYTALDTASLDPAALGTPGTYPFTRGIHPTGYRGRLWTMRQFAGFGSARDTNERYKYLLAHGQTGLSVAFDFPTLMGYDSDHPRSEGEVGKCGVAISSVADMETLFDGIPLDQVSVSMTINGPAIILYCFLIAAAERHGVPSEKLRGTIQNDILKEYMAQHAWIYPIEPALRLIVDGFEWSAKHAPQWNTISISGYHIREAGATAVQELAFTLADGFTYVERGLARGLDIDDFAPRLSFFWDIHNDFFEEIAKLRAARRIWARHMRDRYRARNPRSWMMRFHSQTAGVTLTAQQPMNNIVRVAYQALAAVLGGTQSLHTNSMDETLALPTEESVQVALRTQQVLAYETGVPNVIDPLGGSYYIESLTESMERDAEALFEDIARAGGVVRALESGWLQRKIAQSSARQQWELEQHRKLVVGVNEFVTDEPELTIPLLRIGADAEEDQRARLRALRANRDAAKCTAALAALRDAARTSANLIPLILDAARADATLYEIRAAMEEVFGAYREPVFF is encoded by the coding sequence ATGACCACCATCCGAGATGCGGCCGACCTGAGTCGCGACGAGCACGCCGAGCTGGAACGCCTGCGCGCGGAAGTCGCTGCGTGGCGCGCCCGGTTCGACGCCGACCGCAAGCGCGACCTGGCGTTCACCAATTCCGGCGGCGACGTCGATCCGCTCTACACCGCGCTCGACACCGCGAGCCTCGATCCCGCGGCGCTCGGCACGCCGGGCACGTATCCGTTCACACGCGGCATCCATCCGACCGGATACCGCGGCCGCCTCTGGACCATGCGCCAGTTTGCCGGGTTCGGCAGCGCGCGCGACACCAACGAACGCTACAAGTATCTGCTCGCGCACGGACAGACGGGCCTGTCGGTCGCGTTCGATTTCCCGACGCTCATGGGCTACGACTCCGACCATCCACGGTCGGAGGGCGAGGTGGGGAAGTGCGGCGTCGCCATCTCGAGCGTCGCCGACATGGAGACGTTGTTCGACGGCATTCCGTTAGACCAGGTGTCCGTCTCCATGACCATCAATGGTCCGGCGATCATTCTCTATTGCTTCCTGATCGCCGCCGCCGAGCGGCACGGGGTTCCATCGGAAAAGCTGCGGGGGACCATCCAGAACGACATCCTGAAAGAGTACATGGCCCAGCACGCGTGGATCTATCCGATCGAGCCCGCGCTGCGTCTGATCGTCGATGGATTCGAGTGGTCCGCCAAGCACGCGCCGCAATGGAACACGATCTCGATCTCGGGCTACCACATTCGCGAGGCCGGGGCGACGGCGGTCCAGGAGCTGGCCTTCACGCTCGCCGACGGATTCACCTACGTGGAGCGCGGCCTCGCGCGCGGCCTGGACATCGATGACTTTGCTCCCCGCCTCTCGTTCTTCTGGGACATCCACAACGATTTCTTCGAGGAGATTGCGAAACTGCGGGCGGCGCGGCGCATCTGGGCGCGGCACATGCGCGACCGCTACCGGGCGCGCAACCCGCGTTCGTGGATGATGCGCTTCCACTCGCAAACCGCCGGCGTCACGCTCACGGCGCAGCAGCCGATGAACAACATCGTGCGCGTCGCGTATCAGGCGTTGGCCGCCGTGCTCGGCGGTACGCAGTCGTTGCACACCAACTCGATGGATGAAACACTGGCGCTGCCCACGGAGGAGTCGGTGCAGGTGGCGCTGCGCACGCAGCAGGTCCTGGCCTACGAAACCGGCGTGCCCAACGTGATCGACCCCTTGGGCGGCTCGTACTACATCGAAAGCCTAACGGAAAGCATGGAGCGCGACGCCGAGGCGCTGTTCGAAGACATCGCGCGCGCCGGCGGCGTGGTACGCGCCCTCGAATCGGGGTGGCTGCAGCGCAAGATCGCCCAGTCCTCGGCGCGCCAGCAGTGGGAGCTCGAGCAGCACCGCAAGCTGGTCGTCGGCGTCAACGAATTCGTGACCGACGAGCCCGAGTTGACGATTCCCTTGCTCCGCATCGGCGCCGACGCCGAGGAAGATCAGCGGGCACGACTCAGAGCGCTGCGCGCGAACCGCGACGCCGCAAAGTGCACCGCCGCGCTCGCCGCGCTCCGCGATGCTGCGCGCACTTCGGCCAACCTGATCCCGCTCATCCTCGACGCCGCCCGCGCGGACGCCACGCTGTACGAGATTCGCGCCGCCATGGAAGAGGTGTTCGGCGCGTATCGGGAGCCGGTGTTCTTTTAA